The following proteins are co-located in the Pomacea canaliculata isolate SZHN2017 linkage group LG10, ASM307304v1, whole genome shotgun sequence genome:
- the LOC112574278 gene encoding tyrosine-protein kinase SYK-like isoform X1: protein MSRLSKKGSNGMKSSPGAPASRPSPSSVPYFYGRITREEAEIFLKERGMKDGLFLLRESISPMGNYAISICYNSKIHHYSIEKQVDGMYKIPEGKPFVGPVELILHYKQNVDGFITQPTIACDRLPSQSPVAFRGITYHQLEKALQLEAKKIGADMDRAMGPMRDTLVKRVAQQLHQDMPWFHSKITREQAVARMDEDGHVSGKFLVRQRDEKNSFALTLSYEGESRHYLIAHNKDGRYSIEDGPRFDCLMMLIDNYHNKSDGLACKLTQPCCRPGYSSIDYDQYMIHNTRMSSLLRSSQAWRRMSSEDGPPPIRAPPPPPGSRPLPPRPPEHDEVNGGNAEDHPDVHLEIDADELESIYGSVRIEVAAKDLHPDQIKLENKLGQGNFGSVMKGTCTLGSQVLPVAVKTLKTAELAPGVESELMKEAKLMQQMDHKHIVRMIGVCKSDEVMLVLELAKLGPLNKYLPKNKDMPLWNVVELMAQVAKGMRYLESRNFVHRDLAARNILLCDPHFAKISDFGMSKPLSRENNYYVAQAAGKWPLKWYAPECIHYWKFDTKSDVWSYGVTLWEAASYGAKPYYKMKAQELLQFLEEGNRLAKPISCSEEVYEVMLSCWKDKRDERPTFKDLVSRMEDLHKSLKQSGI from the exons ATGAGTAGGCTCAGCAAGAAAGGCAGTAATGGAATGAAGTCTTCACCAGGTGCTCCTGCAAGTCGCCCATCACCATCCTCCGTGCCGTATTTTTACGGTCGTATCACACGGGAAGAAGCAGAGATCTTTCTTAAAGAGCGGGGCATGAAAGATGGTCTGTTTCTACTACGAGAGAGCATCAGTCCTATGGGCAATTATGCCATCAGTATCTGCTACAACAGCAA AATACATCACTACAGCATTGAGAAGCAGGTGGATGGTATGTATAAGATACCTGAAGGCAAACCATTTGTGGGGCCAGTGGAACTAATACTTCACTATAAGCAGAATGTGGATGGCTTCATTACACAGCCCACCATCGCATGCGACCGCCTGCCCTCTCAGTCACCTGTTGCCTTCAGGGGCATCACCTACCACCAGCTGGAAAAGGCTTTGCAGTTGGAGGCAAAGAAAATA GGGGCTGACATGGACAGGGCAATGGGACCAATGCGAGACACTTTGGTGAAACGAGTGGCTCAGCAGCTGCACCAGGACATGCCATGGTTCCATTCGAAAATCACCCGAGAGCAAGCAGTGGCTCGCATGGATGAAGATGGGCATGTGTCAGGAAAATTTCT TGTTCGACAGCGTGATGAGAAAAACTCATTTGCACTGACATTAAGCTATGAAGGAGAATCTCGCCATTACCTTATTGCTCATAACAAAGATGGGCGGTACTCCATTGAGGATGGGCCACGCTTTGATTGTCTGATGATG CTAATAGACAACTATCACAACAAGTCTGATGGTCTGGCCTGCAAGCTGACTCAGCCTTGCTGTCGCCCTGGCTACAGCAGTATTGACTATGATC AATACATGATCCACAACACAAGAATGTCCAGTTTACTACGGTCATCACAAGCT TGGAGAAGAATGTCTTCTGAGGATGGTCCCCCTCCGATTCGTGCCCCGCCACCTCCTCCAGGAAGTCGTCCACTGCCTCCTCGGCCACCAGAACATGATGAGGTCAATGGAGGGAATGCTG AAGACCACCCTGATGTCCACCTTGAAATAGATGCTGATGAACTTGAGTCAATCTATGGCTCAGTGCGCATAGAAGTTGCTGCCAAGGATCTTCATCCAGACcaaataaaacttgaaaacaaGCTGG GACAAGGCAATTTTGGCTCTGTAATGAAGGGCACTTGTACCTTGGGTAGTCAGGTGCTACCTGTAGCAGTCAAAACTTTGAAGACTGCAGAGCTGGCACCAGGTGTAGAG TCTGAGCTAATGAAGGAAGCAAAACTGATGCAGCAGATGGACCACAAGCACATAGTTCGCATGATTG GTGTTTGCAAGTCTGACGAGGTCATGCTGGTGTTGGAGCTAGCAAAGCTGGGTCCTCTCAATAAATACTTGCCCAAGAATAAGGACATGCCCCTGTGGAATGTGGTGGAGCTCATGGCACAAGTGGCCAAAGGCATGCGCTACTTGGAGAGTCGCAATTTTGTGCATCGTGATCTGGCAGCCCGCAACATCCTGCTGTGTGATCCCCACTTTGCTAAAATCAGTGACTTTGGCATGTCAAAGCCACTGTCTCGAGAGAACAACTACTATGTG GCCCAGGCTGCTGGTAAATGGCCTCTTAAGTGGTATGCACCAGAGTGCATTCACTATTGGAAGTTTGATACCAAATCTGACGTCTGGAGCTATGGTGTGACTCTATGGGAAGCTGCCTCCTATGGGGCTAAACCCTATTAT aaaatgaaagcacAAGAGCTGCTACAGTTCCTGGAAGAAGGTAACCGTCTTGCCAAACCCATATCCTGTTCTGAGGAGGTGTATGAAGTCATGCTTTCCTGCTGGAAAGACAA AAGAGATGAGAGGCCAACATTCAAGGATCTGGTGTCAAGAATGGAAGACTTGCATAAAAGCTTGAAACAGTCTGGCATCTAA
- the LOC112574278 gene encoding tyrosine-protein kinase SYK-like isoform X2 produces MSRLSKKGSNGMKSSPGAPASRPSPSSVPYFYGRITREEAEIFLKERGMKDGLFLLRESISPMGNYAISICYNSKIHHYSIEKQVDGMYKIPEGKPFVGPVELILHYKQNVDGFITQPTIACDRLPSQSPVAFRGITYHQLEKALQLEAKKIGADMDRAMGPMRDTLVKRVAQQLHQDMPWFHSKITREQAVARMDEDGHVSGKFLVRQRDEKNSFALTLSYEGESRHYLIAHNKDGRYSIEDGPRFDCLMMLIDNYHNKSDGLACKLTQPCCRPGYSSIDYDQYMIHNTRMSSLLRSSQAWRRMSSEDGPPPIRAPPPPPGSRPLPPRPPEHDEVNGGNAEDHPDVHLEIDADELESIYGSVRIEVAAKDLHPDQIKLENKLGQGNFGSVMKGTCTLGSQVLPVAVKTLKTAELAPGVESELMKEAKLMQQMDHKHIVRMIGVCKSDEVMLVLELAKLGPLNKYLPKNKDMPLWNVVELMAQVAKGMRYLESRNFVHRDLAARNILLCDPHFAKISDFGMSKPLSRENNYYVAQAAGKWPLKWYAPECIHYWKFDTKSDVWSYGVTLWEAASYGAKPYYKMKAQELLQFLEEGNRLAKPISCSEEVYEVMLSCWKDKDERPTFKDLVSRMEDLHKSLKQSGI; encoded by the exons ATGAGTAGGCTCAGCAAGAAAGGCAGTAATGGAATGAAGTCTTCACCAGGTGCTCCTGCAAGTCGCCCATCACCATCCTCCGTGCCGTATTTTTACGGTCGTATCACACGGGAAGAAGCAGAGATCTTTCTTAAAGAGCGGGGCATGAAAGATGGTCTGTTTCTACTACGAGAGAGCATCAGTCCTATGGGCAATTATGCCATCAGTATCTGCTACAACAGCAA AATACATCACTACAGCATTGAGAAGCAGGTGGATGGTATGTATAAGATACCTGAAGGCAAACCATTTGTGGGGCCAGTGGAACTAATACTTCACTATAAGCAGAATGTGGATGGCTTCATTACACAGCCCACCATCGCATGCGACCGCCTGCCCTCTCAGTCACCTGTTGCCTTCAGGGGCATCACCTACCACCAGCTGGAAAAGGCTTTGCAGTTGGAGGCAAAGAAAATA GGGGCTGACATGGACAGGGCAATGGGACCAATGCGAGACACTTTGGTGAAACGAGTGGCTCAGCAGCTGCACCAGGACATGCCATGGTTCCATTCGAAAATCACCCGAGAGCAAGCAGTGGCTCGCATGGATGAAGATGGGCATGTGTCAGGAAAATTTCT TGTTCGACAGCGTGATGAGAAAAACTCATTTGCACTGACATTAAGCTATGAAGGAGAATCTCGCCATTACCTTATTGCTCATAACAAAGATGGGCGGTACTCCATTGAGGATGGGCCACGCTTTGATTGTCTGATGATG CTAATAGACAACTATCACAACAAGTCTGATGGTCTGGCCTGCAAGCTGACTCAGCCTTGCTGTCGCCCTGGCTACAGCAGTATTGACTATGATC AATACATGATCCACAACACAAGAATGTCCAGTTTACTACGGTCATCACAAGCT TGGAGAAGAATGTCTTCTGAGGATGGTCCCCCTCCGATTCGTGCCCCGCCACCTCCTCCAGGAAGTCGTCCACTGCCTCCTCGGCCACCAGAACATGATGAGGTCAATGGAGGGAATGCTG AAGACCACCCTGATGTCCACCTTGAAATAGATGCTGATGAACTTGAGTCAATCTATGGCTCAGTGCGCATAGAAGTTGCTGCCAAGGATCTTCATCCAGACcaaataaaacttgaaaacaaGCTGG GACAAGGCAATTTTGGCTCTGTAATGAAGGGCACTTGTACCTTGGGTAGTCAGGTGCTACCTGTAGCAGTCAAAACTTTGAAGACTGCAGAGCTGGCACCAGGTGTAGAG TCTGAGCTAATGAAGGAAGCAAAACTGATGCAGCAGATGGACCACAAGCACATAGTTCGCATGATTG GTGTTTGCAAGTCTGACGAGGTCATGCTGGTGTTGGAGCTAGCAAAGCTGGGTCCTCTCAATAAATACTTGCCCAAGAATAAGGACATGCCCCTGTGGAATGTGGTGGAGCTCATGGCACAAGTGGCCAAAGGCATGCGCTACTTGGAGAGTCGCAATTTTGTGCATCGTGATCTGGCAGCCCGCAACATCCTGCTGTGTGATCCCCACTTTGCTAAAATCAGTGACTTTGGCATGTCAAAGCCACTGTCTCGAGAGAACAACTACTATGTG GCCCAGGCTGCTGGTAAATGGCCTCTTAAGTGGTATGCACCAGAGTGCATTCACTATTGGAAGTTTGATACCAAATCTGACGTCTGGAGCTATGGTGTGACTCTATGGGAAGCTGCCTCCTATGGGGCTAAACCCTATTAT aaaatgaaagcacAAGAGCTGCTACAGTTCCTGGAAGAAGGTAACCGTCTTGCCAAACCCATATCCTGTTCTGAGGAGGTGTATGAAGTCATGCTTTCCTGCTGGAAAGACAA AGATGAGAGGCCAACATTCAAGGATCTGGTGTCAAGAATGGAAGACTTGCATAAAAGCTTGAAACAGTCTGGCATCTAA